The Candidatus Sphingomonas colombiensis genome contains the following window.
CCAGCGTAATGATCGAATTGTTAACTATTTGAATCCCCGGTTCGGCGCGGCGTTTTCCTCTCCCGGCGCCGCGCCCGGGCGGGCGCGTGTCCGATCCATGCGCTTCCGCCCATCGATGTCGCCGGGAAAAGCGTGACGGCGATGCGGCGGAAGACCGCCCGCCCTCCCCGTCAGTGGCGCCGCCCGTCGAGCGAGGCGGTGCACCGGCTCGCGTGGTGGCTCGCTGCGGATGATGCGCGGTGGCTCGAGCTGACCGCCGAGGCGGAGATATCGCCGCCAACGATCGACCGGCTGCTTTCGGGCGAACTGGAGCCGGGCGGCTGGCTGGTGCAGGCGATCGCGCGCGCGACCGATGGCGCGGTGCTGCCGATGGACTGGGAGCGCGCGACGCCGGCGGCGTGGGACGTCAAGCCGGCAGCGCGGGCGGAGGGGGTGGCATGAGCTATCCGCCCGCCGCGATCAGCGTGCGCGAGATCGAGATGCAGGCGCGCCAGCTGGCCGAAAGCATCGGGCGCAAATGCCTGGCCGGCGCGATCAAGGACGGCAATTACCTGAAGGCCGGATCGATCGCGGGGGATCGCGGATCCTCGCTGGTGCTCAACCTCGCCGGGGCCAATCGCGGGATGTGGCGCGACTGGTCGAGCGGCGACCAGGGCGACATGATCGGGCTGATCGAGCAGGCGATGTTCGGCGGCGATCGCGGGCTGGCGGTGCAATGGCTCAAGAGCGAGCTGGGGCTCGACGATCTCGACCCCGGCCGGCTGCAGCAGGTGCGCGCGCAGGTGCAGCGCGAGGAGGCGCGGCTGGCCGACGAGGCGGCGCGCGAGGCCGAGGCGAAGAAGCGCGGCGCGCGGGCGCTGTGGCTCAATGGCCAGCAGTCGATCGCGGACACGCCGGCGGCGCGCTATCTTGAGGCGCGCGGGATTTCGAGCGAGCGGCTGGGGCATTGGCCGGGCGCGCTGCGCTTTCACGCTGAAGTGTGGAACCGCGACGCGGGCGTGAAGCTGCCCTGCATGGTTTCGCAGATGATCCTGCCGACCGGCGAGCATGTCGCAACGCATCGCACCTGGCTGGGGCGTGACGCCCGGACCCGCGCCTGGGTGAAAGCCGACGGCGCCGATCTGGGCGTGCCGAAGGGCGCGGCGAAAAAGGTGCTGGGCAAATCGCGCGGGGCGTTCGTGGCGTTGCGCAAGGGCGGATCGCGCCACGCGATGGGGCAGATGCGCCGCCCGGAGACGCTCTACGTCACCGAGGGGATCGAGGACGGGCTGACCGTCGCGATGTGCAAGCCCGACGCGCGGGTGATCGCGGCCTATTCGCTGGGCAATCTGGGCGCGATCGAATTTCCGAATGCGATCGAGACGATCGTGCTGGTCGCCGATCGCGACGACGGCGCGCGCGAAATGGAGCTGCTGGAGCGCGCGATCGCGCGGCAGCAGGCGCGCGGCCACCATGTGCAGCTCGTGCTGCCGCCGGTGGGCTTCAAGGACATCAATGCATGGTTGCTGGCGGGAGAGGCGGCGTGACCGACATTCAGGAATACCCCGGAGGGGTGCGTGGTACGGCTCGCGAGGCCCCCACCGGATCGTCATCGGGCGATCCCTCGAGCGATGCCGCCGGCACCCCGCATAGCGAAGGCGCCGGCGGCATCGCGCCGTCGGCGCCGATCGACCGCCGCGTGGGCATCACCCGCAACTATCCCGCCACGATGCCGCTGGCCGAGGCGATCGCCGCGCACCGTGCCTTCATTGGCCGCGACGCCAGCCTTTCGTCGCGGTTCGAGCTGGACACGCTCAACCTGCGCAACGGGTTCGTCGCCATCACCGCTTATTACGTGCCCGGGCCCAATGAGGTGCGCGACCTCAACGAAATGTTCGGGCTGATCGCGTGAAGGCGCTGACGATCTGGCAGCCCTGGGCGTCGCTCATCATTGCGGGCGCCAAGCCCTATGAGTTTCGCGGTTGGCGGTTTCCACGCTCGCTGATCGGACAGCGGGTTGTGATCCATGCCGCTGCGAAGAAGATCGACCGAGACGAGTTGAACGCCCTTCTTACCGTGCTGGCGCTGCGCGATCGCTCCGAGGATATTGCGCTGGCTGCCGCCGAAACGTGTTTGATCCCGGATCTCGCCGTTCCGATCCTCAATGCCGCCCTGGAGGGCGGGCTACCAATGGCGGCTGGTATCGGGACTGCCGTGCTGGGCGAGCCGCGTATCGGCACCGAGATCGCCGCTGATTTCGGCGTTCCGCGCGCGAACGACAGCAATCGCGACGAGCATGCGAACTGGGGCTGGCCGATGCTCGATATCGAGGTGTGGCCCGAGCCGGTTCCGATGCGAGGCGCGCAAGGCTTCTGGAATTGGCCGCAGCCGGGAGATGCGCTGCTGTGACGAAGCGGGGGGGCGATAACGTCGTGTCGATCGCGGATGCGCTGGAGCATCCGGTCGACGCGCCGCAGCTGGCGCAGGCCGGCGACCAGGCACCGTTCGGCGGACGCGACGACGACGACGATATCGATCGGCCGCGCGTGCCGCGCGAATGCCCGGTGAAAACGCTGGGGCTCGGCACCGATGGGCAGACGTGCTGGTATCTCAACGTGCTCGGGCAGCTGGTTCCACTTGGGCCGCGCGATCATGGCAAGAACAACCTGCATGCGTTGTTTTCACCGCGCACGCATCTGCTTTCGAAATACTGGCCGCGCTGGTCAGAACCGAAGAAAGACCGCTCCGGCAACATTACGCGCGAGGCGGAAATCGTCGGCTTCAAGCAGGACGATGCGAGCGAGGCGCTGATCGCGGAATGCGGCCACGCCGGGATTTTCGACGCGCACGGCCGGGTGCGCGGGCGCGGCGCGCACCGCTGCGACGGCGGCAGCCTGGCGGTGCATTACGGCGACCGCGTGATGTTCGCGCGCCGATCGCTGCTGGGCAAGGCGCAGCCGGGCGAATGGCACGAAACCGGGCTGCACGACCGCTACGTCTATCCCGCCGCCGCCCCGACCCCGCGGCCGCACCATGAAGCCGGCGGCATCGAGCAGATCGAGCAATTGCTGTCGCTGATCTCGACCTGGAACTGGCGGCGCGGGCATCTCGACGCGACGCTGGCGCTGGGCTGGCTGGCGCAGACGACGCTATCGGGCGCGCTCGGCTGGCGTTCGCACCTGTTCGTCACCGGCGGCGCGGGCACCGGCAAATCGAGCTTCAACGGCAAGGACGGGCTGTGCGACCGCCTGCTGGGCCATGGCGCGATCCGCACCGGCAACGCGACCGAGGCGGCGGTGCGCCAGATCCTGCGCGCGCAGACGCTGCCGGTGATCTTCGACGAATTCGAGCCCAATGCGTTCAACGCGCACAAGCTGGCGGCGGTGATCGAGCTCGCGCGCGGCGCCAGCTCCGGCACCGAGGTGCATCGCGGATCCTCCGACCACAAGGCGGCGGAATTCGTGCTCAACAGCTGCTTCCAGTTCAGCGCGATCCTGACGCCGGCGATGGAGCCGCAGGATCGCAGCCGGTTCGCGATCCTCGAGCTCGAGCCGCTGCCGAAGGATGCGCGCAAGCTCAACCTGGAGGCCGCGAAGCTGCCGGCGATCGGCGCGATCCTCGCGCGGCGAATGATCGACGGCTGGGCGCGGTGGCACGAAACCTTCCTCGCCTATCACGATGCGTTGATGGCGCACGGCCATAACGCGCGATCGGCCGACACCTTCGGCACGTTGCTGGCGACGGCGGATCTCGCGCTCTACGACCATCTCGACCTCGACACGATCGACGACTGGGCCGTGCAGTGCGCGCCGGAGGGGCTGGCGGAGATCGCCAGCGCGGCGGCGGATCACGAAAGCTGCCTCACGCATCTCCTGACCTCGACGGTGCAGGCACGCGGCGGCGATGCGCGCGAGACGATCGCGACGTGGATCGGGCGGTCGGTCGGCTTCCCCGAAAACGGGCGCGACATGGAACATGCCGGCGATCGCCAGCGCGCGCGCGATCGGCTCGCCGAGCTCGGGCTCAAGGTGGTCAATGCGCGGCGCCTCGCCGACGATGGCGCTGGCCGGGCGCGCTATGGCGCGGTCGATCACGCGGCGGGCACCGCCTGCTACCTCGCGGTGGCCCAGACGCATCGCTCGCTTGCCGAGCTGTTCGGCGCGACGAAATGGCAGGCTGGCGCCTGGTCGCAGACCCTGTCCCGCGCGCCGGCGGCGATCCGTGGCGTGAAGGCCAAGTTCGGTCGATCGTCGCTGACAGCCATGCTGGTGCCGATCGAGCTCGTGATCGAGCCCGAGGACGTCGAAGGGTGGGTCGCGTGCCCGTCCGCCACGGAGCTCGGCCAATGA
Protein-coding sequences here:
- a CDS encoding toprim domain-containing protein, which translates into the protein MSYPPAAISVREIEMQARQLAESIGRKCLAGAIKDGNYLKAGSIAGDRGSSLVLNLAGANRGMWRDWSSGDQGDMIGLIEQAMFGGDRGLAVQWLKSELGLDDLDPGRLQQVRAQVQREEARLADEAAREAEAKKRGARALWLNGQQSIADTPAARYLEARGISSERLGHWPGALRFHAEVWNRDAGVKLPCMVSQMILPTGEHVATHRTWLGRDARTRAWVKADGADLGVPKGAAKKVLGKSRGAFVALRKGGSRHAMGQMRRPETLYVTEGIEDGLTVAMCKPDARVIAAYSLGNLGAIEFPNAIETIVLVADRDDGAREMELLERAIARQQARGHHVQLVLPPVGFKDINAWLLAGEAA
- a CDS encoding ASCH domain-containing protein: MKALTIWQPWASLIIAGAKPYEFRGWRFPRSLIGQRVVIHAAAKKIDRDELNALLTVLALRDRSEDIALAAAETCLIPDLAVPILNAALEGGLPMAAGIGTAVLGEPRIGTEIAADFGVPRANDSNRDEHANWGWPMLDIEVWPEPVPMRGAQGFWNWPQPGDALL